The following proteins are co-located in the Carassius gibelio isolate Cgi1373 ecotype wild population from Czech Republic chromosome A9, carGib1.2-hapl.c, whole genome shotgun sequence genome:
- the LOC128019830 gene encoding ileal sodium/bile acid cotransporter-like, with translation MCAPEPTCPINATICTGTSCLVPRDPFNDILNVAMSTTLTVMLALVMFSMGCTVEARKLWVHIRRPWGIFIGFLCQFGIMPFTAFALSLIFNVLPVQAIVIIIMGCCPGGSSSNIFCYWLDGDMDLSISMTACSSILALGMMPLCLLIYTSVWTSGDAIQIPYDSIGITLVSLLVPVGLGIYTKHRWPKAAKKILKVGSVVGIFLIIIIAVIGGVLYQSSWTISPSLWIIGTIYPFIGFGLGFLLARFVGQPWYRCRTIALETGMQNSQLASTITQLSFSPSELELMFAFPLIYSIFQLVVAAIVIGFYYMMKRCRRGTSAEENGEGTQSTVEDQDMQNYTLENGGFHCDENSNTENKDNGTKL, from the exons ACCAGAGCCCACCTGCCCCATAAACGCCACCATCTGCACGGGCACGTCCTGCCTGGTGCCCCGTGATCCATTCAATGACATCCTGAACGTGGCGATGAGCACCACGCTTACCGTCATGCTGGCCTTGGTCATGTTTTCAATGGGTTGCACCGTCGAAGCAAGGAAGCTCTGGGTGCACATCCGCAGGCCCTGGGGCATTTTCATCGGCTTCCTATGCCAGTTTGGCATCATGCCTTTCACAGCCTTTGCACTTTCATTGATTTTCAACGTGCTTCCAGTCCAGGCTATAGTCATCATCATCATGGGATGTTGCCCTGGAGGTTCCAGCTCCAATATTTTCTGCTACTGGCTAGATGGAGACATGGACCTCAG CATCAGCATGACTGCATGTTCTTCAATTCTGGCTCTGGGAATGATGCCTCTTTGTCTGCTCATCTATACCTCAGTCTGGACTTCAGGCGATGCTATCCAGATCCCTTATGACAGCATCG GAATCACACTAGTGAGTTTACTTGTCCCTGTTGGTCTCGGGATTTACACGAAACACAGGTGGCCCAAAGCAGCCAAAAAGATCCTCAAG GTGGGATCTGTGGTAGGAatcttcctcatcatcatcattgcaGTCATAGGGGGTGTGCTTTATCAGTCATCATGGACCATTTCTCCTTCGCTTTGGATCATCGGTACCATTTATCCATTTATTGGCTTTGGTCTGGGCTTTCTCCTGGCACGTTTTGTGGGACAACCTTGGTACAG GTGCCGCACCATTGCTTTAGAAACAGGCATGCAGAACTCCCAGCTGGCCAGTACTATTACCCAGCTGTCCTTCAGTCCTTCTGAGCTTGAGCTCATGTTCGCTTTCCCCTTAATCTACAGTATCTTCCAACTGGTTGTGGCTGCGATTGTAATAGGAT TTTATTACATGATGAAGCGCTGTAGGCGGGGGACATCGGCAGAGGAGAATGGAGAAGGCACACAGAGCACAGTTGAGGATCAGGATATGCAGAATTACACTTTGGAGAATGGTGGCTTTCACTGTGATGAGAATAGCAACACTGAGAATAAGGACAATGGTACAAAGTTGTGA